The Thermoclostridium stercorarium subsp. stercorarium DSM 8532 genome contains a region encoding:
- a CDS encoding formate--tetrahydrofolate ligase, whose amino-acid sequence MPTDIEISQNAHLKPIEDVAAELGISRSDLELYGDYKAKVKLSFIEKVRNKTSGKLILVTAINPTPAGEGKTTTTVGLGQAMAKLNKKAIVALREPSLGPVMGIKGGAAGGGYAQVVPMEDINLHFTGDIHAVTSANNLLSALIDNHIHHGNELNIDVRNITWKRVMDMNDRALRNIIVGLGGKTNGFPREDGFQITVASEVMAILCLAEDISDLKNRLGKIIVGYTTGGQPVTAGDLKAEGAMALLLKDAIKPNLVQTLENTPAFMHGGPFANIAHGCSSVIATKLALKLADYVITEAGFGADLGAEKFFDIKCRYAGLSPDAAVLVATVRALKYNGGVPKNSLAEENLEALKKGIANLDKHIENIRKFKVPVLVAINRFNTDTDAELDFIINHCKDLGVDVAISEVFEKGGSGGIELAKKVCRLIETTPSGFEPLYDLNLSIKEKIGIINREIYGGAKVIYTDKAEKAIKQIEALGLDKMPICMAKTQFSLSDNPTLLGRPEGFDLTVKDLRVSAGAGFIVVYTGDIMTMPGLPKEPASGRMDIQPDGRISGLF is encoded by the coding sequence ATGCCCACTGATATTGAGATCTCACAGAACGCGCACTTAAAGCCAATTGAAGACGTTGCGGCAGAGCTTGGGATAAGCCGTTCCGACCTGGAACTGTACGGAGACTACAAGGCAAAGGTAAAACTTTCTTTTATTGAAAAGGTCAGGAACAAAACCAGCGGCAAATTAATCCTTGTAACTGCAATAAATCCCACCCCTGCCGGCGAGGGAAAAACCACCACCACGGTCGGCCTCGGACAGGCCATGGCAAAGCTTAACAAAAAAGCAATTGTAGCATTGCGAGAACCCTCGCTGGGTCCTGTGATGGGTATTAAAGGCGGTGCGGCAGGCGGCGGTTACGCCCAGGTTGTACCGATGGAAGATATAAACCTGCACTTTACCGGCGACATCCATGCCGTTACCAGTGCAAACAACCTTCTTTCGGCCCTTATCGACAACCATATTCACCACGGGAATGAACTGAATATAGACGTTCGCAACATTACGTGGAAGCGCGTAATGGACATGAACGACCGGGCTTTGCGAAACATCATAGTCGGACTGGGCGGCAAAACAAACGGGTTCCCAAGGGAAGACGGCTTCCAAATCACAGTTGCGTCAGAAGTTATGGCCATTCTTTGCCTGGCGGAGGATATATCCGATCTTAAAAACAGACTTGGGAAAATCATTGTAGGATATACAACAGGCGGGCAGCCGGTGACGGCCGGGGATTTAAAAGCCGAAGGAGCAATGGCGCTGTTATTGAAGGACGCAATAAAACCCAATCTTGTTCAGACTCTTGAAAACACACCTGCTTTTATGCACGGCGGGCCTTTCGCAAATATAGCCCATGGCTGCAGCAGCGTTATTGCAACAAAACTCGCACTGAAGCTTGCCGACTATGTAATAACAGAAGCAGGGTTCGGCGCTGATCTCGGTGCTGAGAAATTTTTCGATATAAAATGCAGGTATGCTGGGCTTTCACCTGATGCGGCAGTACTTGTGGCAACGGTAAGGGCCCTGAAGTATAACGGCGGGGTACCGAAAAACAGTCTCGCGGAGGAAAACCTGGAGGCGCTTAAAAAGGGAATTGCAAACCTCGACAAGCATATAGAGAACATACGGAAATTCAAAGTGCCGGTACTGGTCGCAATAAACAGATTTAATACCGATACCGATGCGGAGCTGGACTTTATTATAAACCATTGTAAAGACTTAGGTGTTGACGTTGCCATAAGCGAAGTGTTTGAAAAAGGCGGTTCAGGTGGAATTGAACTCGCAAAAAAGGTTTGCAGGCTTATAGAAACCACGCCTTCCGGTTTTGAGCCGCTTTATGATTTGAATTTAAGCATCAAGGAGAAAATCGGCATTATAAACAGGGAAATTTACGGCGGTGCTAAAGTTATATACACCGACAAAGCCGAAAAGGCAATAAAACAGATAGAGGCTTTAGGTCTTGACAAAATGCCGATCTGCATGGCAAAAACACAATTCTCGCTGTCCGACAACCCAACCCTTCTCGGACGTCCCGAAGGGTTTGATTTGACGGTAAAGGACTTAAGAGTTTCGGCAGGTGCCGGATTTATTGTGGTTTATACCGGGGACATAATGACCATGCCGGGCCTTCCGAAAGAACCTGCGTCGGGCAGAATGGACATACAACCCGACGGGAGGATCTCAGGTCTGTTTTAA
- a CDS encoding pro-sigmaK processing inhibitor BofA family protein — MESLYILLAWVVGIILVLFCGKALKVPFKLALKLLFNSLLGGMVIIVINFFGQFINFHISLNFFSALIVGTLGLPGVILLIILKFML; from the coding sequence ATGGAAAGCCTGTACATTCTGCTTGCCTGGGTTGTGGGTATTATCCTTGTTCTGTTTTGTGGGAAAGCATTGAAAGTGCCCTTTAAACTGGCTTTAAAACTGCTGTTCAACAGCCTCCTGGGCGGAATGGTGATTATTGTTATTAATTTTTTCGGCCAATTTATTAATTTTCATATATCGTTAAACTTTTTTTCAGCTCTTATCGTGGGAACTCTGGGGCTTCCCGGAGTTATTCTGCTTATTATCCTGAAATTTATGCTTTAA
- a CDS encoding extracellular solute-binding protein — MTVISTIGTNVGKDYQPVLMCNKVWLKKAGKDIPKTLDEFVDLIRHYKANDMNGNGNPNDEIPMSVTEAFLPYMFGPAFGLDLVSGFQADENGKVKYAYADPENYKNYLAFLNSLYREGLLEVEYTSLNRDQIVERVSNDLTGIVFDFSWQMSMLYSPSLPYYDGTEETAFVGAPPLSGTHEGFYVGRIELGNMFGVNAKSQNIVLACKFLDYAMSDECQEMYQWGIEGKSYIVDENGNKKFTEQARDNDWLQQLGINPAFVYPAQQSVASTDELVADWHARINAEIRPYVKDPWPFIYSTEEEAEIINTYFVDIETYVKENATAFITGTKSLDEFNDYLAGLESLNLKQVLEVRQAQYDRFLKAYKGN; from the coding sequence ATGACGGTCATATCTACTATCGGAACAAACGTAGGTAAGGATTATCAGCCGGTATTGATGTGTAACAAGGTATGGCTGAAGAAGGCCGGTAAAGATATACCCAAAACACTGGACGAATTTGTGGATCTGATCCGCCATTACAAAGCAAATGACATGAACGGCAACGGGAATCCTAACGATGAAATTCCAATGAGCGTAACTGAAGCATTTCTTCCATACATGTTCGGGCCGGCTTTTGGACTTGACCTGGTAAGCGGTTTTCAGGCCGATGAAAACGGAAAAGTAAAATATGCGTATGCCGATCCGGAAAACTATAAAAACTATCTTGCATTTCTGAACAGTCTTTACAGGGAAGGTCTTCTTGAAGTCGAATATACATCTTTAAATCGTGACCAAATTGTTGAAAGAGTCTCAAACGATTTAACAGGGATAGTGTTTGATTTCAGTTGGCAGATGTCTATGCTGTACAGCCCCTCGCTACCTTATTACGACGGAACGGAAGAGACGGCATTTGTTGGTGCACCGCCGCTTTCAGGAACCCATGAGGGGTTCTATGTCGGGCGCATCGAACTCGGCAATATGTTCGGAGTGAATGCAAAATCCCAGAATATCGTTCTGGCGTGCAAATTCCTTGATTACGCCATGAGCGACGAATGTCAGGAAATGTATCAGTGGGGAATTGAGGGCAAGAGCTACATTGTGGATGAAAACGGAAACAAAAAGTTTACAGAACAGGCGCGGGACAACGACTGGCTGCAGCAGTTAGGTATTAATCCGGCGTTTGTTTATCCGGCACAGCAGTCGGTAGCGTCCACCGACGAACTTGTAGCCGACTGGCATGCGAGAATAAATGCAGAAATAAGACCATACGTTAAAGATCCGTGGCCTTTCATATATTCCACCGAAGAAGAGGCGGAAATTATTAATACATACTTTGTAGACATTGAAACCTATGTTAAAGAAAATGCAACGGCGTTCATTACAGGCACGAAGAGCCTGGATGAATTTAATGACTATCTGGCAGGGCTGGAATCCCTGAATCTGAAACAGGTACTTGAAGTAAGACAGGCGCAGTATGATCGTTTCCTGAAAGCTTATAAAGGCAACTGA
- a CDS encoding ABC transporter permease, producing the protein MTGIIMAFNKYKTASGLIGIYTSEFVGLKWFRQFFGSVYAWRLIRNTFLLNFYSLVFGFPIPILFAIAVTQIYNEKLQKFVQISTYIPYFISTVVVCGIITNFLSPSDGIVNRILNKLGFESINFLSLPQWFRPIYVISGSWQTFGFNSIIFVAAIMGISPELYEAMKIDGANKRQIITKLVLPSIKPTVILILIMTLGRIMNVGFEKVYLLYNPATYETADVIQTYVYRQGILSNNYSYSAAVGLFNSIVNFTIVYFANRLSRKLTDTAVW; encoded by the coding sequence ATGACGGGAATAATTATGGCATTCAATAAATACAAAACGGCCAGCGGATTAATCGGAATATATACCAGTGAATTCGTAGGCCTTAAATGGTTCAGGCAGTTTTTCGGATCAGTATATGCGTGGAGACTTATCAGAAATACCTTTTTATTAAACTTTTATTCACTGGTATTCGGGTTTCCCATTCCAATACTGTTTGCAATTGCGGTAACTCAAATCTACAACGAAAAACTGCAGAAATTTGTTCAAATATCCACATACATTCCGTATTTCATATCCACGGTCGTTGTATGTGGTATAATTACAAACTTTTTATCGCCGTCAGACGGTATAGTGAACAGGATTTTAAACAAACTGGGCTTTGAAAGCATTAATTTCCTCAGTCTGCCGCAGTGGTTCAGGCCGATATACGTTATTTCAGGTTCATGGCAGACGTTTGGCTTTAACTCAATTATTTTCGTAGCGGCAATAATGGGAATTTCCCCTGAGTTGTATGAGGCGATGAAAATAGACGGCGCTAATAAACGCCAGATTATAACCAAACTGGTTTTACCGAGCATTAAACCCACGGTTATTCTTATTCTTATAATGACGCTGGGAAGAATTATGAATGTCGGTTTTGAAAAGGTTTATCTCCTTTACAATCCCGCAACGTATGAAACAGCCGATGTAATTCAGACATATGTTTACCGTCAGGGTATCCTTAGCAATAATTACAGTTATTCAGCGGCTGTTGGACTGTTTAACTCAATAGTAAACTTCACCATTGTGTATTTTGCCAACAGGTTAAGCCGAAAGCTTACCGACACGGCCGTGTGGTAA
- a CDS encoding DUF2508 family protein, with protein MKENLNLNRWEEKAPKFFRKLLHGGDEEFQTPIPENLLLLKSIQQARQEWIEAVQNFDQADNNELIDYFIYRMKACQIRYNYLLKVAKEMGLRGELYEAK; from the coding sequence ATGAAGGAAAATCTGAACCTGAACCGTTGGGAGGAAAAAGCCCCGAAATTTTTCAGAAAGCTTTTGCACGGCGGCGACGAGGAGTTCCAGACGCCAATTCCCGAGAATCTGCTTCTTCTGAAAAGTATTCAGCAGGCAAGGCAGGAATGGATTGAGGCGGTGCAGAATTTCGACCAGGCCGACAATAATGAGCTAATAGACTACTTTATTTACAGAATGAAAGCCTGCCAGATACGCTACAATTATCTTCTGAAAGTGGCGAAGGAAATGGGGCTGCGCGGAGAACTGTACGAAGCAAAATAA
- the prmC gene encoding peptide chain release factor N(5)-glutamine methyltransferase — protein MNIKEALETAGKILKSRNIQTPVREAGVLLAHVIKKDLSYIYAHSEEKLSDELVREFFDVVGKRGSGMPFQYISNRQEFMSLDFYVDQNCLIPRPDTEILVEAALKVIKKYQSPVRILDIGTGSGAIAVSIAYYDKNTVINAIDISENALEIAAANAAKHGVEGRINFINADIRHFTAKKPYAVVVSNPPYIPSGEIENLMPEVAHFEPLIALDGGEDGMDFYRVIASKLESLLTSDGTVLTEVGIGQDSFVMELFEEKGMNVEVLKDLAGINRVVVGCFGKIFP, from the coding sequence TTGAATATAAAAGAGGCGCTGGAAACTGCAGGAAAAATTTTAAAAAGCCGGAATATACAAACCCCGGTCCGCGAAGCCGGGGTTTTGTTAGCCCATGTTATAAAAAAGGATTTGTCGTATATATATGCCCATTCTGAAGAAAAGCTTTCAGATGAGCTTGTACGGGAATTTTTTGATGTGGTCGGTAAAAGAGGTTCAGGGATGCCGTTCCAGTATATTTCAAACCGTCAGGAATTTATGTCGCTGGATTTCTATGTGGATCAAAACTGCCTTATTCCCCGGCCCGACACAGAAATTCTTGTTGAGGCGGCCCTTAAGGTTATAAAAAAATATCAAAGCCCGGTAAGGATACTTGACATAGGTACCGGTTCAGGGGCAATTGCGGTAAGTATCGCATATTATGACAAAAATACCGTAATTAATGCCATTGACATATCTGAAAACGCGTTAGAAATTGCCGCGGCAAATGCCGCAAAGCACGGCGTGGAGGGCAGGATTAATTTTATTAATGCCGATATAAGGCATTTTACTGCGAAAAAGCCGTATGCGGTTGTGGTATCCAATCCGCCGTATATTCCAAGCGGTGAAATTGAAAACCTTATGCCCGAGGTGGCGCATTTCGAGCCATTAATTGCCCTGGACGGCGGGGAAGACGGAATGGATTTTTACCGTGTCATTGCGTCAAAGCTTGAAAGCCTTTTAACTTCGGACGGAACCGTCCTTACCGAAGTCGGAATTGGTCAGGATTCTTTTGTTATGGAACTGTTTGAAGAAAAGGGAATGAATGTTGAGGTACTGAAGGATCTCGCAGGGATAAACAGGGTCGTTGTCGGATGTTTTGGAAAAATTTTTCCTTAA
- a CDS encoding CotS family spore coat protein produces MQEARALIENSYGIRINGIKPYRAGYILETNAGRKYIKACQYTKERILFIHQAKTHLIMNDFRNIDPYCLTMNNQPYIEIDDVPYTMVDLIEGRECEFDDDRDVVKATEALALMHKAAHGFHPVGPYIPTGLGKLPALFKKHLEEIRKLKKKAERERNTFDYMFIEHFDYFYKSGLKSLEILFASEYNKLVEKTRKEGMICHHDYSYQNILIKGDTTSIINFDYCSVELKIYDLVNILRRRMRKCNWDIEKARLILDVYRKIEPLDQDEMKVMKSMLQFPQKFWRVINRYYNSRRCWAHRNFTIMLEEVIQEKDAHKNFMEKFDTL; encoded by the coding sequence ATGCAGGAAGCAAGAGCTTTAATAGAGAACAGCTACGGCATCCGGATAAACGGCATAAAACCTTATCGGGCAGGATATATTCTTGAAACTAATGCCGGAAGAAAGTACATAAAAGCATGTCAATACACAAAGGAACGCATCCTGTTCATACATCAGGCCAAAACACATCTTATAATGAATGATTTCAGGAATATTGACCCTTATTGCCTAACGATGAACAACCAGCCGTATATTGAAATTGACGATGTCCCGTATACAATGGTGGATTTGATTGAAGGCAGGGAATGTGAATTTGACGACGATCGGGATGTGGTGAAAGCCACCGAGGCGCTTGCGTTAATGCATAAAGCCGCCCACGGATTTCATCCGGTGGGGCCGTATATTCCCACCGGTTTGGGAAAGCTGCCGGCATTGTTCAAAAAACACCTGGAGGAAATACGCAAGCTCAAAAAAAAGGCCGAAAGGGAGCGAAACACCTTTGATTATATGTTCATCGAGCATTTTGATTATTTTTATAAATCGGGCCTTAAAAGCCTGGAAATACTTTTTGCGTCGGAATATAACAAGCTGGTTGAGAAAACCCGGAAGGAAGGCATGATTTGCCATCATGACTATTCATACCAGAATATCCTGATAAAAGGCGACACCACGTCAATAATTAATTTTGATTACTGCAGCGTTGAACTGAAAATATATGATCTTGTCAACATTCTCAGACGCAGGATGCGGAAATGCAACTGGGACATAGAAAAAGCAAGGCTGATACTCGATGTTTACCGTAAAATAGAGCCGTTGGATCAGGACGAAATGAAGGTAATGAAAAGCATGCTGCAGTTCCCGCAGAAATTCTGGAGGGTTATTAACCGCTATTACAACAGCAGACGATGCTGGGCCCACAGAAATTTTACAATAATGCTCGAGGAAGTGATACAGGAAAAGGATGCCCATAAAAATTTCATGGAAAAGTTCGACACCCTCTAA
- a CDS encoding DUF1385 domain-containing protein, which yields MEKEIWKKPLRQCSVGGEALIEGVMMRNGNKIATAVRKSNGEIVVEITEHEPLAKRFFLFRLPVIRGAVNMIESMVIGMKALMDSAEKVDIEEEEESGFEKFLKKIFGDKLFQVMLYSSVVVALIFGICLFFLLPNWIAGWFGFDKSTTGGSILANLIEGLIRVIIFLMYVWLVSKNKEIKRVFEYHGAEHNAIYAYESMEELTVENAIKHTTLHPRCGTTYLFVVIITSIILFSFVKWRSPLVNMALRLLLLPLVAGVAYEIFKLAAKTGFKPLRAISYPGLMLQKITTQPPDESQVEVALAALKAVVDD from the coding sequence ATGGAAAAAGAGATCTGGAAAAAACCGCTGCGCCAGTGCAGTGTCGGCGGTGAGGCCCTGATAGAAGGAGTCATGATGAGAAACGGCAATAAAATAGCAACCGCAGTCCGGAAATCCAACGGTGAAATTGTGGTGGAGATTACCGAACACGAACCGCTTGCGAAAAGATTTTTCCTGTTCAGGCTTCCTGTCATCCGCGGAGCGGTGAATATGATAGAGTCCATGGTCATTGGTATGAAAGCCCTTATGGATTCTGCCGAGAAGGTGGATATTGAGGAAGAGGAAGAGTCAGGGTTTGAAAAATTCCTTAAGAAAATATTCGGCGATAAATTGTTTCAGGTAATGCTGTATTCGTCGGTTGTTGTGGCTTTGATTTTCGGAATCTGCCTGTTCTTTTTGCTTCCGAACTGGATTGCCGGTTGGTTCGGTTTTGACAAGTCCACCACCGGTGGTTCAATACTGGCCAACCTGATAGAAGGACTGATCCGTGTAATCATATTCTTGATGTATGTCTGGCTGGTGTCCAAAAACAAGGAGATTAAAAGGGTTTTTGAGTATCACGGGGCGGAGCACAATGCGATTTATGCATATGAGAGCATGGAGGAGCTTACGGTGGAAAATGCCATAAAACATACCACACTGCATCCAAGATGCGGTACGACATATCTTTTCGTCGTAATCATTACAAGCATAATCCTGTTTTCGTTTGTGAAATGGAGAAGTCCGCTCGTGAATATGGCGCTGCGGCTGTTGCTTCTGCCTTTGGTGGCGGGAGTCGCGTATGAAATCTTTAAATTAGCAGCAAAAACGGGTTTCAAACCTTTACGTGCAATAAGCTATCCCGGGCTTATGCTGCAGAAAATAACAACCCAGCCCCCTGACGAAAGCCAGGTGGAGGTTGCCCTTGCGGCGCTTAAGGCTGTGGTTGATGATTAA
- a CDS encoding helix-turn-helix domain-containing protein, which produces MDRIIREIRNLIGEKNRYREKMLTITPYAQTGMLHGVLTGNIENDTIRILIEENFMDLIKPYFIVSVVNYAFHEQMTVVEKYYTKIQEIVKGACKLFSTEEIHIVCYNRDIYNTFLIVNFENDEPMDDLFFRVFNFIQENVKKYKCVVTIGVAETKCNINELKDACEEALSALDEMIIGGRGTVYFNEAHKDSDTDYYFPRNFTERMTKYISKGRIDEIRKMLGEIYEKNVNMGGPPEMYHALVDELHISVIKALKEVTDLNSVHVNIEKIKMLATLEEIFNYYEKALESVIDTLKQTEESQAGNKELEKRILEFLEENYCNPDLSLQYLTEYFNVSSKYISLFCKKYFNTTYFRYIQNKRIAKAVELIRTGKYSLAEISDMCGYTNLLTFRRNFKSVTGVNPSDFT; this is translated from the coding sequence ATGGATCGTATTATTCGGGAAATCAGAAACCTTATAGGTGAAAAGAACAGATACAGGGAAAAAATGCTTACTATCACACCATATGCCCAAACCGGGATGCTGCACGGAGTTCTGACAGGAAATATTGAAAACGACACCATAAGGATACTGATTGAAGAAAATTTTATGGATCTTATTAAACCATATTTCATTGTGTCGGTGGTAAACTATGCTTTTCATGAACAGATGACGGTGGTTGAAAAGTACTACACAAAGATTCAGGAAATTGTCAAAGGCGCATGTAAGCTGTTTTCCACTGAAGAAATACACATAGTCTGCTATAACCGCGACATTTACAACACATTCCTGATTGTTAATTTTGAAAACGACGAACCGATGGATGATTTGTTTTTCAGGGTTTTCAATTTTATTCAGGAAAATGTCAAGAAATATAAATGCGTTGTGACAATAGGCGTAGCGGAGACAAAATGCAATATCAATGAACTTAAGGACGCCTGCGAGGAGGCATTAAGTGCTCTCGATGAAATGATAATAGGAGGACGGGGTACGGTTTATTTTAACGAGGCGCATAAGGACAGCGATACAGACTATTATTTCCCGAGAAATTTCACCGAAAGAATGACCAAATATATTTCAAAGGGCAGAATTGATGAAATCAGAAAAATGCTTGGGGAAATATACGAAAAAAACGTAAATATGGGCGGTCCTCCGGAAATGTATCATGCACTGGTTGACGAACTTCACATTTCCGTAATCAAAGCTCTTAAGGAAGTAACCGATCTTAATTCGGTACATGTTAATATTGAAAAAATTAAAATGCTTGCCACTCTGGAGGAGATATTCAATTACTACGAAAAGGCCCTTGAATCGGTAATAGACACGTTGAAACAGACCGAAGAAAGTCAGGCCGGGAACAAGGAGCTTGAGAAAAGAATTTTGGAGTTCCTGGAGGAAAACTACTGTAATCCTGATTTGTCGCTTCAGTATTTGACTGAGTATTTTAACGTAAGCAGCAAATACATATCCCTTTTCTGCAAAAAATATTTCAATACAACTTATTTCAGGTATATTCAGAATAAAAGGATTGCAAAGGCTGTGGAGCTCATCCGGACGGGGAAATATTCTCTTGCCGAAATAAGTGATATGTGCGGATATACAAATCTTCTGACTTTCAGACGAAATTTCAAGTCGGTTACCGGCGTAAACCCCAGTGATTTTACCTGA
- a CDS encoding Veg family protein, whose amino-acid sequence MVEKNALCKIRKEMEACIGKRVQLKTNKGRKKVQIREGILESTYPSIFTVRFENEFKNVRKVSYSYTDVLTNTVEIKVCGSK is encoded by the coding sequence ATGGTCGAAAAAAACGCGCTGTGCAAAATCCGTAAGGAGATGGAAGCCTGTATTGGTAAAAGGGTACAGCTCAAAACCAACAAAGGACGAAAAAAAGTACAAATAAGGGAAGGTATCTTGGAATCCACGTACCCAAGCATTTTCACAGTTCGTTTTGAAAATGAGTTCAAAAATGTGCGCAAAGTGTCTTACAGCTATACCGATGTACTGACCAACACCGTTGAAATAAAAGTATGTGGCAGCAAATAA
- a CDS encoding extracellular solute-binding protein has protein sequence MKRLLVLLTALCMILALAACGKGSTAGTATQGNKSVQTEDDDYYDGKPPITRKPGQSLKILARTSNYTNVDIANAEIVKKVIENAGITVNWQLVDHGNYSDAVTPMLLSGNVDADIIQIPDKDQNQTYIKSGLFVPLDEYFDYMPNFKAWLEKNPVIKAEITADDGHIYYRNKRR, from the coding sequence ATGAAAAGGCTGCTCGTATTACTGACGGCTCTCTGTATGATTCTGGCGCTGGCTGCATGCGGCAAAGGTTCAACAGCAGGAACCGCAACCCAGGGTAATAAATCTGTGCAGACCGAAGACGATGATTATTATGACGGTAAACCTCCAATTACCAGAAAACCCGGCCAATCGTTAAAAATCCTTGCCAGAACCTCAAACTATACGAACGTAGACATTGCCAACGCGGAGATAGTTAAAAAAGTTATTGAGAATGCAGGCATAACCGTTAACTGGCAGTTGGTTGATCACGGTAACTATTCGGATGCGGTAACCCCGATGTTGTTATCGGGTAATGTGGATGCGGATATAATACAGATTCCTGATAAAGATCAGAACCAGACGTATATAAAATCAGGTTTGTTTGTACCTCTTGACGAATACTTTGATTATATGCCCAACTTTAAGGCATGGCTTGAAAAAAATCCTGTAATAAAAGCAGAAATAACCGCCGATGACGGTCATATCTACTATCGGAACAAACGTAGGTAA
- a CDS encoding carbohydrate ABC transporter permease — MKFRESNVGDKIFDILVYTFVAIAVVVCVYPFIYIVSVSISSGAAVNRGEVWLYPVDLDFEAMKTVLGYTQLWVSYANTIFYTVVGTFLNMVFTCFAAYPLSRKSFFLRRRLNFLLAFTMYFSGGLIPIYIVVTGLGLYNSRWAMLLPVLVSAYNVMICRAAFESVSEELYENAALEGANDFVILYKIAIPVIKPTLAVLTLYYAVAHYNDFFNAMLYISDRSKEPLQSFLRRVLLQASMEIMQTTSLDMAALNQSTLQVRYVCIVLAIIPVLIFVPFVHKYLVQGTMLGAVKG; from the coding sequence ATGAAATTCAGAGAAAGCAACGTCGGAGACAAAATATTTGATATTCTTGTGTATACTTTTGTTGCAATTGCCGTAGTGGTGTGTGTTTATCCCTTCATTTATATTGTCAGCGTATCAATCAGTTCAGGTGCTGCGGTCAACAGGGGTGAGGTTTGGCTTTATCCGGTAGACCTGGACTTTGAAGCCATGAAAACGGTGCTTGGATACACACAGCTATGGGTTTCCTATGCCAATACTATCTTTTACACAGTGGTGGGTACCTTTTTAAACATGGTTTTTACATGCTTTGCCGCATATCCTCTTTCAAGAAAAAGCTTTTTCCTGAGACGCAGGCTGAATTTCCTGCTCGCTTTTACAATGTATTTCTCAGGAGGCTTAATTCCAATTTACATCGTTGTAACGGGTTTGGGGCTTTATAATTCACGGTGGGCGATGCTTCTACCCGTGCTGGTAAGCGCCTATAATGTAATGATATGTAGAGCGGCTTTTGAATCGGTGTCGGAGGAACTTTATGAAAATGCAGCTCTGGAAGGCGCCAATGATTTCGTTATTCTATATAAAATAGCGATACCGGTAATAAAGCCGACATTGGCGGTGTTAACGCTGTATTACGCCGTTGCGCATTACAATGACTTTTTCAACGCGATGCTGTATATCAGTGACAGAAGCAAGGAACCGCTTCAGTCATTCCTCAGGCGTGTATTGCTGCAGGCCTCAATGGAGATTATGCAAACAACCAGCCTTGATATGGCCGCGCTTAACCAGTCCACACTTCAGGTCCGCTATGTATGCATTGTTTTGGCTATAATTCCTGTCCTGATTTTTGTACCTTTTGTCCATAAGTATCTGGTTCAGGGTACAATGCTTGGAGCGGTAAAGGGTTAA